Proteins encoded within one genomic window of Anopheles gambiae chromosome 3, idAnoGambNW_F1_1, whole genome shotgun sequence:
- the LOC133392821 gene encoding uncharacterized protein LOC133392821, with translation MLLSLALPTVLICFQLFHPSNAAVTQCLVCDSSAPGCADGSMQYARNCTMGSEACFTSVTNGVLLRGCLSQLREEHLKCSEKEGGTCVSCVGNRCNTVSWARCAHCDDAGTESCTVRQLVSFCPRFRATDRCYEIVENVQVPVSRAISKGCESTLLYGGILCNETNNCRIADKHSISCAGPSTEATTIQCLVCSSDDDSNQDCTKGTLPAQDCPQEGDVCFSRLNGNILERNCLSTLLAEEQAICTATEDRSCIACSEPGCNTDHLQQCFQCKKSINVECIDIVISGTLESSFCPQFLPNARCFGRIVEDEFERGCSAESEDVCAGNNRCLACAEDGCNVESETHLNNVVKCFRCTSVEGANEACDEGALEAEECDQLQDNCFTRVQGGTLERNCLSTLPEVEQQKCRDEDDTTCYACEDHDCNHFPRLRCYRCSSLEDPRCNKQAESDLNYEFCDTYKPDDHCYARIVDDHVERGCRVDLQDHVGDVCAGNPFCYACYRSGCNGLEEDTLKNMARCLTCSTDRDGEECGKAAMEAELCEQLDDVCFTRVTDNNLERGCLTTLEIDEQNECRDASNGACVTCQSPACNTQNWLKCLSCKKSENVQCTDPAPSSTEELASYCSKSDAQAKCYARITENDLERGCSMDVINPEDVCESTLACETCTTDNCNAQPEASLLSISCIQCSSKDTDNDCNEDLPGALQCPEKNDQCFTRVNDGILTRNCLSTLEDIEQQKCTNPSELSCTVCEQSGCNGNRWTKCHQCDSSTSQTCANEQSANDAEFCRLYNRDEKCYTKIGKNQQLTRGCLSDVGTEDELCDGAEVCVACQGDYCNKVPEASLVPNKCQQCTSADEGCVSGTIESTPCQQQEDRCYTTINADKQLERGCLSSLSEEMQRICENETDPSCIICAEAVCHQLQWPQCYRCQSADHEDNCNQTPVPALLGFCPTYQEHIFCYAAIEDGILIRDCTDAQENICEDQNRCVVCQDEGCNDVSRDVLDTVHTCWQCRSDVQDCDHPQQSPFECRERNDQCFTMVDREFNLHRGCVSDLDLNDCLDGDRCMICADKNCNDAPWAKCHQCSNATSDECSGKQVNSEGVKYCQQYEENGGCYAKLEQMIFTRGCTSELEELPCDDPQACVRCIGDGCNHDSLKGYFNPAVCLQCHSDMHTGCTDGTAPAVACANPDDRCFFRRASSKAIHRGCLSELAATDQWQCQSETSIACHTCEETGCNSAEWRRCYKCRNLADGSCSAKQTEQNSTFLEFCMKQDDNCFEDNKEGDIYRGCGKHFCADQKICLECTTDACNGHSQAELEPSQCLVCDTENPFCANGTAPSSYCEYLDEPCYSMVRENGILERGCFSNLTDQYKSMCMDIGNRSCIACSGNSCNRDSWLQCVQCRSLVVDHYCPREMSPLESHFCPRFEPNDRCYAKDVHGLVLRGCQSDYDSMDDPCKGSEENDCYTCSIDHCNLKSLNAVDRVRQQDVLVVVVIAIAQQLLTFF, from the exons ATGCTGCTATCCTTAGCTCTCCCAACCGTGCTGATCTGCTTCCAACTCTTCCACCCATCTAACG CTGCCGTAACGCAATGTTTGGTGTGTGATTCTAGTGCACCGGGCTGTGCCGACGGTTCGATGCAGTACGCCCGTAACTGCACCATGGGAAGTGAGGCTTGCTTTACAAGCGTGACCAACG GAGTGTTATTACGCGGATGCTTATCACAATTGAGGGAAGAACACTTAAAGTGTAGCGAAAAGGAAGGTGGTACGTGCGTTAGCTGCGTAGGGAATCGGTGTAACACTGTATCCTGGGCACGGTGTGCACACTGTGACGATGCTGGAACGGAAAGTTGTACCGTTAGGCAGCTCGTTAGCTTCTGTCCACGGTTTCGTGCCACGGATAGGTGTTATGAGATAGTGGAAAATGTGCAAGTACCTGTTTCAAGGGCGATTTCTAAAGGTTGTGAGTCAACGTTGTTATATGGCGGTATTTTGtgtaatgaaacaaataactGTAGAATTGCAGACAAACACAGTATTAGTTGTGCAGGCCCATCTACTGAAGCTACTACAATTCAGTGTTTAGTCTGTTCGTCAGATGACGATTCTAATCAAGATTGTACAAAAGGTACATTACCCGCTCAGGACTGTCCTCAGGAAGGAGATGTATGTTTTTCAAGACTCAATG GAAATATCTTAGAGAGAAACTGCCTCTCTACACTCCTTGCGGAAGAACAAGCTATCTGCACTGCAACTGAAGATCGTTCGTGCATTGCGTGCAGTGAACCTGGTTGTAATACAGATCACTTACAGCAATGCTTCCAGTGCAAGAAATCAATCAATGTAGAGTGCATTGATATAGTCATCAGTGGTACGCTGGAGTCTTCCTTTTGTCCTCAGTTTCTACCCAATGCTCGTTGTTTTGGGCGCATTGTTGAGGATGAGTTTGAGCGTGGATGTAGCGCAGAGTCTGAGGATGTTTGTGCGGGAAACAATCGCTGCCTTGCCTGTGCTGAGGATGGATGTAATGTAGAGTCGGAGACGCATCTGAACAATGTGGTTAAATGTTTCCGGTGTACTTCCGTGGAGGGAGCTAATGAAGCATGTGATGAAGGTGCCCTCGAAGCGGAGGAATGTGATCAGCTTCAGGATAATTGTTTTACGCGTGTTCAAG GTGGTACACTCGAACGAAACTGTTTATCAACTCTTCCAGAGGTAGAGCAGCAAAAGTGTCGCGATGAAGATGATACCACTTGTTACGCTTGTGAAGATCATGACTGTAATCATTTTCCAAGACTTAGATGCTATCGGTGCTCTAGCTTGGAAGATCCTCGCTGTAATAAACAAGCAGAGAGTGATCTTAACTACGAATTTTGCGACACTTACAAACCAGACGATCACTGCTACGCTAGAATAGTAGACGATCATGTTGAGCGAGGCTGCCGAGTTGATTTACAAGACCATGTGGGCGACGTGTGTGCGGGAAATCCGTTCTGTTACGCTTGCTATAGAAGTGGCTGTAACGGTTTGGAGGAGGATACGCTGAAAAACATGGCCCGGTGTCTCACTTGCAGCACAGACCGTGATGGGGAAGAGTGTGGGAAAGCTGCAATGGAGGCAGAGCTGTGTGAACAGTTGGATGACGTTTGCTTCACGAGAGTAACGG ATAACAATCTTGAAAGAGGATGTCTCACGACgttggaaatagacgaacagAATGAGTGTCGTGATGCGTCTAATGGAGCATGTGTTACATGCCAATCACCTGCCTGCAACACTCAAAACTGGCTCAAGTGCTTGTCCTGTAAAAAGTCAGAAAATGTACAATGCACAGATCCAGCACCATCTTCTACAGAAGAACTTGCATCATATTGTTCTAAGTCTGACGCACAAGCAAAATGTTATGCTAGAATTACAGAGAATGATCTTGAAAGAGGTTGTTCTATGGATGTTATTAATCCAGAAGATGTTTGCGAGAGTACCCTGGCTTGTGAGACTTGTACAACGGATAACTGCAACGCCCAACCAGAAGCATCACTGTTGAGTATTAGTTGCATTCAATGTTCATCGAAGGATACAGACAACGATTGTAACGAAGATCTTCCTGGAGCCCTACAGTGTCCAGAAAAGAACGATCAATGTTTTACCCGTGTAAATG ATGGCATATTGACTAGAAACTGTCTGTCAACACTGGAAGACATTGAGCAGCAAAAGTGCACCAATCCATCAGAGCTCTCCTGTACAGTATGCGAACAGTCGGGATGTAATGGAAATCGCTGGACAAAGTGTCATCAGTGTGATAGCTCCACTTCCCAAACATGTGCAAACGAGCAAAGCGCGAATGATGCAGAGTTTTGTAGGCTATATAATCGGGATGAAAAATGCTATACAAAGATTGGCAAAAATCAGCAGCTCACCCGTGGATGCCTTTCAGATGTTGGTACTGAGGATGAACTTTGCGATGGCGCCGAGGTTTGTGTTGCATGCCAGGGAGATTACTGTAATAAGGTACCGGAAGCTTCGTTGGTGCCTAATAAATGCCAACAGTGCACATCAGCCGACGAAGGATGTGTTTCGGGTACGATAGAGAGTACACCGTGTCAACAACAGGAAGATCGGTGCTATACAACCATCAATGCTG ATAAGCAACTTGAACGTGGATGTCTTTCGTCGTTAAGTGAGGAAATGCAAAGAATTTGCGAGAATGAAACAGATCCATCATGCATCATTTGTGCTGAGGCTGTTTGTCACCAGTTACAGTGGCCTCAATGCTATCGTTGCCAAAGCGCAGATCATGAGGACAACTGCAATCAAACCCCTGTACCTGCCCTGCTGGGTTTCTGTCCAACCTACCAAGAACACATATTCTGCTATGCAGCGATTGAGGATGGAATAT TGATACGAGACTGTACTGATGCGCAAGAAAACATCTGCGAGGATCAAAATCGCTGTGTGGTATGTCAAGATGAGGGATGTAATGATGTTTCCCGTGACGTGCTCGATACCGTACATACGTGTTGGCAGTGTCGTTCAGACGTCCAAGATTGTGATCATCCGCAACAATCTCCCTTCGAGTGTAGGGAACGTAATGATCAGTGCTTCACAATGGTAGATAGAGAATTCAATCTCCATCGTGGTTGTGTGTCCGATCTAGACCTGAACGATTGTTTGGATGGCGATCGTTGCATGATCTGTGCGGACAAAAACTGCAATGACGCTCCGTGGGCAAAGTGTCACCAGTGCAGCAATGCTACGAGTGATGAGTGCTCCGGCAAACAGGTTAACAGCGAAGGAGTGAAGTACTGTCAACAATATGAAGAGAATGGAGGATGTTATGCCAAGCTTGAACAGATGATAT TTACACGAGGTTGTACCTCCGAGCTGGAAGAACTACCGTGTGATGATCCTCAGGCTTGCGTTCGCTGCATCGGAGATGGATGCAACCATGACTCTTTGAAAGGTTACTTCAATCCAGCCGTCTGTTTGCAATGCCACTCGGATATGCACACGGGTTGTACAGATGGAACTGCTCCAGCGGTAGCCTGCGCCAATCCGGACGATCGCTGCTTCTTCCGTCGAGCTTCATCGAAAGCCATTCACCGGGGTTGTTTGTCGGAGCTTGCCGCTACCGATCAGTGGCAGTGTCAGAGTGAAACCAGCATAGCGTGTCATACGTGTGAAGAGACGGGTTGCAACTCCGCAGAGTGGAGGCGTTGTTATAAATGCAGGAATCTCGCCGACGGATCATGTAGTGCGAAGCAAACGGAACAGAACAGTACATTTCTAGAGTTCTGCATGAAGCAGGATGACAATTGCTTCGAGGATAACAAGGAAGGAGATA TCTATAGAGGATGTGGCAAACACTTCTGTGCTGACCAGAAAATCTGCCTCGAATGTACAACGGATGCTTGCAATGGACATTCACAAGCTGAGCTGGAACCTAGCCAATGTTTGGTATGCGATACGGAAAATCCATTCTGTGCGAATGGTACAGCTCCTAGTTCATATTGCGAGTACCTGGATGAGCCTTGCTATTCAATGGTTCGTGAAA ATGGCATTCTTGAGCGAGGATGTTTTTCTAATTTAACTGATCAGTACAAAAGTATGTGTATGGATATTGGCAATCGTTCCTGCATAGCGTGTAGCGGCAATTCGTGCAATCGCGATTCCTGGCTACAGTGCGTACAGTGTCGATCGCTGGTGGTCGATCATTACTGCCCCAGAGAGATGAGTCCGCTAGAATCACACTTTTGCCCGCGGTTTGAGCCAAACGATCGATGCTATGCAAAAGACGTCCATGGGTTAG TGCTCCGAGGGTGTCAGTCAGACTACGACTCTATGGATGATCCATGCAAAGGCTCTGAGGAAAATGATTGCTATACCTGCAGCATTGATCATTGCAATCTGAAGTCTCTCAATGCTGTTGATAGAGTCCGACAACAAGATGTGTTGGTTGTTGTAGTTATAGCAATTGCTCAACAGCTTCTTACATTCTTCTAG
- the LOC1278881 gene encoding uncharacterized protein LOC1278881 — protein sequence MTHCSSGARTATVCGKPSEGSCYSRVDEDGYLIRGCLSDILESALKMSCEKGDGDCVACAGPKCNAQFLPKNTLSCVQCDSREQLNCAQEQRDDRSAQYCRRHVQDDRCYVRTNTDGSLQRGCLSDLTNQTLCDASKASEDCETCSGSDCNRYVHPTNRLSCYQCSSGNSLNCDAEQQQEGFLKCRYHTEKNGCYARVYQDQVVRGCISDLGNDTTPCKGWNSSECHTCYKDGCNNRSKFALRNSGESLKTKRSTFLGFVALHLLIVFG from the exons ATGACACACTGCTCCAGTGGAGCAAGAACAGCAACGGTGTGTGGTAAGCCTTCCGAAGGAAGCTGTTACTCAAGAGTGGACGAGGATGGATATTTAATTCGTGGCTGCTTGTCAGATATTCTGGAGTCAGCGTTGAAAATGAGCTGCGAAAAAGGAGACGGTGATTGTGTAGCTTGCGCTGGACCAAAATGTAATGCACAGTTTCTTCCGAAGAACACGCTTAGTTGTGTACAGTGTGATTCCCGGGAGCAGCTCAACTGCGCTCAAGAGCAACGGGATGACCGCAGTGCGCAGTATTGCAGGCGGCATGTACAGGACGATCGTTGTTATGTACGAACCAACACCGATGGAAGTCTTCAGCGAGGCTGTCTGTCCGATTTAACGAATCAAACGTTGTGTGATGCAAGCAAAGCTTCTGAGGACTGTGAAACATGCAGTGGTAGTGACTGCAACCGATATGTGCATCCCACAAACAGACTGTCGTGTTATCAATGTAGTAGTGGGAATTCTTTAAACTGCGATGCAGAACAGCAACAGGAAGGGTTTTTGAAGTGTCGATATCATACGGAGAAGAATGGATGTTATGCCCGAGTCTATCAAGATCAAG TCGTTAGAGGATGTATTTCGGACCTGGGAAACGATACGACTCCTTGCAAAGGATGGAATAGCTCAGAGTGTCACACCTGCTACAAAGATGGCTGCAACAACCGGTCAAAGTTCGCTCTGCGTAACTCTGGTGAAAGTCTGAAGACGAAGAGGAGCACATTCCTTGGGTTTGTAGCACTCCACTTATTGATAGTCTTCGGATAG
- the LOC3291165 gene encoding ral guanine nucleotide dissociation stimulator-like 1 isoform X1, with protein MFCPSNETLQSITEKTKLLAHKCTQQIRNNSNNSSNNSDGSSPTGGGGAAGAAAQAATTGGHQPVPAVDPQRTCKDGTAGGKDEGRPVGLGGGGTLRCFCPCKGTISKLMGRKYAASKEQQGQSQRTTKWYVKQPTWRLWGEEREENAIYTVYLKKVRYHRPTPSASSQDSDDEISHLEWETVRVRFVKAATLSRLVDALATDDGELESTFVNVFLNTFRTFAQPEKVLELLLDRYEKLHAEPALLQPESLSDQHKKTLVSVLHVWLDGFPEDWDTDNLQRLLAFTSKRLPKSEIHMKALNRFTHRLDKYSRIPPPLPWSNDYHDFADQFGGLCLTPAFRGPPSHLLNSYRFPNIPVKHFAEQLTRMDMELFKRLIPHQCLGAIWSNRDKHECSSVLATVTQFNAVSFRVISSILIEPRLKPQERALLISTWIDIAQELRLLKNFSSLKAIISGLQSNAVYRLSKTWAVLPRDKLELYNELARIFSEDNNAWAQREVLMREGTAKFADTVGENDRHLQKVFQKQNTLISHGTIPYLGTFLTDLTMIHAAIPDTLQDGLINFDKRRKEFEVLAQIKLLQGAANTYHLPDDPLFDRWFASLLVLDEREAHTLSCSLEPAPEMTKRPPAPPAQHPGGGIGGGGGGTPGHKKSDSIASNSSSGAGSQFYCDINSTSNASYSSRNNSLDRDATPPNASILSAASSVSSLSMDSTTSGSQRSNHNGVGSVRTPQSNRSQGNGTVASRGANGGRDLSEAPIINGQLVQNSPLKSSSPDFYIIKVTYETEQVELDGIVLYKSIMLANNERTPQVIRNAMLKLGLEGDPDRYTLAQVLPDKELLLPNNANVYYAVNTAYNLNFILRPKKDTTGSGSSVPSSTGRP; from the exons ATGTTTTGCCCAAGTAACGAAACGCTCCAGAGCATTACGGAAAAGACGAAACTGCTGGCCCACAAGTGTACGCAGCAGATTCGCAATaatagcaacaacagcagcaacaactcCGATGGAAGTTCACCGACAGGAGGGGGAGGAGcagctggtgcagcagcacaggcagcaacaacaggTGGTCATCAGCCTGTGCCGGCCGTTGATCCGCAGCGCACGTGCAAGGATGGCACGGCGGGCGGGAAGGACGAAGGACGGCCGGTTGGGCTGGGTGGCGGTGGGACGCTGCGGTGCTTCTGTCCGTGCAAGGGAACGATCAGCAAACTGATGGGGCGGAAGTACGCCGCCAGCAAGGAACAGCAGGGTCAGAGTCAGCGTACCACCAAGTGGTATGTCAAG CAGCCCACCTGGCGGTTGTGGGGCGAAGAACGCGAGGAGAACGCCATCTACACGGTTTACCTTAAGAAGGTCCGGTACCATCGGCCAACACCCAGTGCCAGCAGC CAAGACTCGGATGACGAAATATCGCACCTGGAATGGGAGACGGTGCGCGTGCGGTTCGTCAAGGCGGCCACCCTGTCGCGGCTGGTCGATGCCCTCGCGACCGATGACGGCGAGCTCGAGAGCACGTTCGTGAACGTGTTCCTGAACACCTTCCGCACCTTCGCGCAGCCGGAGAAGGTGctcgagctgctgctcgaccGGTACGAGAAGCTGCACGCCGAGCCGGCCCTCCTGCAGCCCGAATCGCTGTCGGACCAGCACAAGAAAACTCTAG TCTCTGTTCTTCACGTGTGGCTCGATGGGTTCCCCGAGGATTGGGACACGGATAATCTGCAACGATTGCTAGCATTCACCTCAAAGCGTTTGCCAAAATCGGAAATACATATGAAAGCTTTAAATAG GTTTACGCATAGGTTAGATAAGTACAGTAGAATACCACCACCGCTGCCATGGTCCAACGATTATCACGATTTCGCCGACCAGTTCGGTGGCCTCTGCCTAACGCCTGCATTCCGCGGTCCGCCGTCCCACCTGCTCAACTCGTACCGCTTTCCCAACATTCCGGTGAAGCACTTTGCCGAGCAGCTGACTCGCATGGACATGGAGCTGTTCAAGCGGCTCATCCCGCATCAGTGTCTCGGCGCGATCTGGTCGAACCGGGACAAGCACGAGTGCAGCTCGGTGCTGGCCACGGTGACGCAGTTCAATGCCGTCTCGTTTCGCGTCATCTCGAGCATACTGATCGAGCCGCGGCTAAAGCCCCAGGAGCGGGCCCTGCTCATCTCGACCTGGATCGACATTGCGCAGGAGCTGCGACTGTTGAAGAACTTTTCCTCGCTCAAAGCGATCATTTCGGGGTTGCAGTCGAACGCGGTGTACCGATTGTCGAAGACGTGGGCCGTGCTGCCGAGGGATAAG TTGGAGCTGTACAACGAGCTGGCACGAATATTCTCCGAAGACAACAATGCGTGGGCCCAGCGAGAGGTGTTGATGCGCGAGGGCACGGCCAAGTTCGCGGACACTGTCGGCGAGAACGATCGGCATCTACAGAAGGTGTTCCAGAAGCAGAACACACTCATCAGCCATGGCACGATACCATACCTCGGCACGTTCCTGACCGATCTGACCATGATCCATGCGGCCATCCCGGACACGCTGCAGGACGGGCTGATAAACTTCGACAAGCGGCGCAAGGAGTTTGAGGTGCTGGCCCAGATCAAACTGCTGCAGGGTGCGGCAAACACGTACCATCTTCCCGATGATCCACTGTTCGACCGATGGTTTGCGTCGCTGCTTGTGCTGGACGAGCGGGAGGCGCACACGCTCAGCTGCTCGCTGGAGCCGGCGCCGGAGATGACGAAGCGaccgccagcaccaccagcccAGCATCCGGGCGGTGGTATCGGCGGAGGGGGAGGCGGTACGCCAGGGCACAAGAAGAGTGACTCGATCGCGTCGAACTCGAGCAGCGGGGCAGGCTCTCAGTTTTACTGTGATATTAACAGCACATCTAATGCGAG CTACAGTTCACGCAACAACTCCCTGGATCGGGACGCTACACCACCGAACGCGTCGATCTTGTCCGCGGCCAGCAGTGTGTCTTCCCTGTCGATGGACTCCACCACCTCGGGCAGCCAACGGTCGAACCATAATGGTGTCGGCAGTGTGCGAACACCCCAGTCGAACCGATCCCAAGGCAACGGGACTGTGGCGAGCCGTGGTGCCAACGGTGGTCGCGATCTAAGCGAGGCACCCATCATCAATGGGCAGCTGGTGCAGAACTCACCGCTCAAGAGCAGCTCGCCCGATTTCTACATCATCAAGGTAACGTACGAGACGGAGCAGGTCGAGCTGGATGGGATTGTGCTGTACAAGAGCATCATGCTGGCGAACAACGAGCGAACGCCACAAGTCATCCGAAACGCAATGCTCAAGCTCGGCCTGGAGGGTGATCCGGATCGGTACACGCTGGCGCAGGTACTGCCCGACAAGGAGCTACTGCTGCCGAACAATGCCAACGTGTACTACGCGGTCAACACGGCGTACAATCTTAACTTTATCCTGCGACCGAAGAAGGACACGACGGGCAGTGGCTCCTCGGTGCCGAGCTCTACCGGGCGTCCGTAG
- the LOC3291165 gene encoding ral guanine nucleotide dissociation stimulator-like 1 isoform X2: MFCPSNETLQSITEKTKLLAHKCTQQIRNNSNNSSNNSDGSSPTGGGGAAGAAAQAATTGGHQPVPAVDPQRTCKDGTAGGKDEGRPVGLGGGGTLRCFCPCKGTISKLMGRKYAASKEQQGQSQRTTKWYVKPTWRLWGEEREENAIYTVYLKKVRYHRPTPSASSQDSDDEISHLEWETVRVRFVKAATLSRLVDALATDDGELESTFVNVFLNTFRTFAQPEKVLELLLDRYEKLHAEPALLQPESLSDQHKKTLVSVLHVWLDGFPEDWDTDNLQRLLAFTSKRLPKSEIHMKALNRFTHRLDKYSRIPPPLPWSNDYHDFADQFGGLCLTPAFRGPPSHLLNSYRFPNIPVKHFAEQLTRMDMELFKRLIPHQCLGAIWSNRDKHECSSVLATVTQFNAVSFRVISSILIEPRLKPQERALLISTWIDIAQELRLLKNFSSLKAIISGLQSNAVYRLSKTWAVLPRDKLELYNELARIFSEDNNAWAQREVLMREGTAKFADTVGENDRHLQKVFQKQNTLISHGTIPYLGTFLTDLTMIHAAIPDTLQDGLINFDKRRKEFEVLAQIKLLQGAANTYHLPDDPLFDRWFASLLVLDEREAHTLSCSLEPAPEMTKRPPAPPAQHPGGGIGGGGGGTPGHKKSDSIASNSSSGAGSQFYCDINSTSNASYSSRNNSLDRDATPPNASILSAASSVSSLSMDSTTSGSQRSNHNGVGSVRTPQSNRSQGNGTVASRGANGGRDLSEAPIINGQLVQNSPLKSSSPDFYIIKVTYETEQVELDGIVLYKSIMLANNERTPQVIRNAMLKLGLEGDPDRYTLAQVLPDKELLLPNNANVYYAVNTAYNLNFILRPKKDTTGSGSSVPSSTGRP, from the exons ATGTTTTGCCCAAGTAACGAAACGCTCCAGAGCATTACGGAAAAGACGAAACTGCTGGCCCACAAGTGTACGCAGCAGATTCGCAATaatagcaacaacagcagcaacaactcCGATGGAAGTTCACCGACAGGAGGGGGAGGAGcagctggtgcagcagcacaggcagcaacaacaggTGGTCATCAGCCTGTGCCGGCCGTTGATCCGCAGCGCACGTGCAAGGATGGCACGGCGGGCGGGAAGGACGAAGGACGGCCGGTTGGGCTGGGTGGCGGTGGGACGCTGCGGTGCTTCTGTCCGTGCAAGGGAACGATCAGCAAACTGATGGGGCGGAAGTACGCCGCCAGCAAGGAACAGCAGGGTCAGAGTCAGCGTACCACCAAGTGGTATGTCAAG CCCACCTGGCGGTTGTGGGGCGAAGAACGCGAGGAGAACGCCATCTACACGGTTTACCTTAAGAAGGTCCGGTACCATCGGCCAACACCCAGTGCCAGCAGC CAAGACTCGGATGACGAAATATCGCACCTGGAATGGGAGACGGTGCGCGTGCGGTTCGTCAAGGCGGCCACCCTGTCGCGGCTGGTCGATGCCCTCGCGACCGATGACGGCGAGCTCGAGAGCACGTTCGTGAACGTGTTCCTGAACACCTTCCGCACCTTCGCGCAGCCGGAGAAGGTGctcgagctgctgctcgaccGGTACGAGAAGCTGCACGCCGAGCCGGCCCTCCTGCAGCCCGAATCGCTGTCGGACCAGCACAAGAAAACTCTAG TCTCTGTTCTTCACGTGTGGCTCGATGGGTTCCCCGAGGATTGGGACACGGATAATCTGCAACGATTGCTAGCATTCACCTCAAAGCGTTTGCCAAAATCGGAAATACATATGAAAGCTTTAAATAG GTTTACGCATAGGTTAGATAAGTACAGTAGAATACCACCACCGCTGCCATGGTCCAACGATTATCACGATTTCGCCGACCAGTTCGGTGGCCTCTGCCTAACGCCTGCATTCCGCGGTCCGCCGTCCCACCTGCTCAACTCGTACCGCTTTCCCAACATTCCGGTGAAGCACTTTGCCGAGCAGCTGACTCGCATGGACATGGAGCTGTTCAAGCGGCTCATCCCGCATCAGTGTCTCGGCGCGATCTGGTCGAACCGGGACAAGCACGAGTGCAGCTCGGTGCTGGCCACGGTGACGCAGTTCAATGCCGTCTCGTTTCGCGTCATCTCGAGCATACTGATCGAGCCGCGGCTAAAGCCCCAGGAGCGGGCCCTGCTCATCTCGACCTGGATCGACATTGCGCAGGAGCTGCGACTGTTGAAGAACTTTTCCTCGCTCAAAGCGATCATTTCGGGGTTGCAGTCGAACGCGGTGTACCGATTGTCGAAGACGTGGGCCGTGCTGCCGAGGGATAAG TTGGAGCTGTACAACGAGCTGGCACGAATATTCTCCGAAGACAACAATGCGTGGGCCCAGCGAGAGGTGTTGATGCGCGAGGGCACGGCCAAGTTCGCGGACACTGTCGGCGAGAACGATCGGCATCTACAGAAGGTGTTCCAGAAGCAGAACACACTCATCAGCCATGGCACGATACCATACCTCGGCACGTTCCTGACCGATCTGACCATGATCCATGCGGCCATCCCGGACACGCTGCAGGACGGGCTGATAAACTTCGACAAGCGGCGCAAGGAGTTTGAGGTGCTGGCCCAGATCAAACTGCTGCAGGGTGCGGCAAACACGTACCATCTTCCCGATGATCCACTGTTCGACCGATGGTTTGCGTCGCTGCTTGTGCTGGACGAGCGGGAGGCGCACACGCTCAGCTGCTCGCTGGAGCCGGCGCCGGAGATGACGAAGCGaccgccagcaccaccagcccAGCATCCGGGCGGTGGTATCGGCGGAGGGGGAGGCGGTACGCCAGGGCACAAGAAGAGTGACTCGATCGCGTCGAACTCGAGCAGCGGGGCAGGCTCTCAGTTTTACTGTGATATTAACAGCACATCTAATGCGAG CTACAGTTCACGCAACAACTCCCTGGATCGGGACGCTACACCACCGAACGCGTCGATCTTGTCCGCGGCCAGCAGTGTGTCTTCCCTGTCGATGGACTCCACCACCTCGGGCAGCCAACGGTCGAACCATAATGGTGTCGGCAGTGTGCGAACACCCCAGTCGAACCGATCCCAAGGCAACGGGACTGTGGCGAGCCGTGGTGCCAACGGTGGTCGCGATCTAAGCGAGGCACCCATCATCAATGGGCAGCTGGTGCAGAACTCACCGCTCAAGAGCAGCTCGCCCGATTTCTACATCATCAAGGTAACGTACGAGACGGAGCAGGTCGAGCTGGATGGGATTGTGCTGTACAAGAGCATCATGCTGGCGAACAACGAGCGAACGCCACAAGTCATCCGAAACGCAATGCTCAAGCTCGGCCTGGAGGGTGATCCGGATCGGTACACGCTGGCGCAGGTACTGCCCGACAAGGAGCTACTGCTGCCGAACAATGCCAACGTGTACTACGCGGTCAACACGGCGTACAATCTTAACTTTATCCTGCGACCGAAGAAGGACACGACGGGCAGTGGCTCCTCGGTGCCGAGCTCTACCGGGCGTCCGTAG